A DNA window from Oryctolagus cuniculus chromosome 21, mOryCun1.1, whole genome shotgun sequence contains the following coding sequences:
- the CLDN5 gene encoding claudin-5, with product MGSAALEILGLVLCLVGWVGLILACGLPMWQVTAFLDHNIVTAQTTWKGLWMSCVVQSTGHMQCKVYESVLALSAEVQAARALTVGAVLLALVALFVTLAGAQCTTCVAPGPGKARVALTGGALYALCGLLALVPLCWFANIVVREFYDPAVPVSQKYELGAALYIGWAASALLMCGGGLVCCGAWVCAGRPNLSFPVKYSAPRRPTASGDYDKKNYV from the coding sequence ATGGGGTCCGCCGCGCTGGAGatcctgggcctggtgctgtgcctggtgggctgggtggggctgatTTTGGCGTGCGGGCTGCCCATGTGGCAGGTGACTGCTTTCCTGGACCACAACATCGTGACGGCGCAGACCACCTGGAAGGGGCTGTGGATGTCGTGCGTGGTGCAGAGCACCGGGCACATGCAGTGCAAGGTGTATGAGTCGGTGCTGGCGCTGAGCGCCGAGGTGCAGGCGGCGCGAGCGCTCACCGTGGGCGCCGTGCTGCTGGCGCTCGTCGCCCTCTTCGTGACCCTGGCGGGCGCTCAGTGCACCACCTGCGTGGCCCCCGGCCCGGGCAAGGCGCGCGTGGCCCTCACGGGCGGCGCACTCTATGCGCTCTGCGGGCTCCTGGCGCTCGTGCCGCTCTGCTGGTTCGCCAACATCGTGGTCCGCGAGTTCTACGACCCCGCAGTGCCCGTGTCGCAGAAGTACGAGCTGGGCGCCGCGCTGTACATAGGCTGGGCGGCCTCGGCGCTGCTCATGTGCGGCGGCGGTCTCGTGTGCTGCGGCGCCTGGGTCTGCGCGGGCCGCCCCAACCTCAGCTTCCCGGTTAAGTACTCGGCACCGCGGCGGCCAACGGCCAGCGGCGACTACGATAAGAAAAACTACGTTTGA